From the Drosophila suzukii chromosome 2 unlocalized genomic scaffold, CBGP_Dsuzu_IsoJpt1.0 scf_2c, whole genome shotgun sequence genome, one window contains:
- the LOC139354505 gene encoding uncharacterized protein, giving the protein MQHSPKRSSRLRGGEATPTATRADQQPVSSGAENRPRVNITSAAAISSPATTVTTVASQPRSTAVTAAGSEPERETNQSLTSDLLKRIAALEEELKQVKALNSVSTANCAPIAVGPRADGAISGASGRPPSWSGPPLATSNGEASTNGVGPVPHSGVGASSAACTLPPSWSGPPLLTTSNHFVEPLCATSVAQTAHGFVLPGGSTHNVATASPFVGSYAPITPNESQRVYGPRKLPDLPVFGGQPEEWPIFNCAFVETTQAYNCTDLENNQRLLKALKDEARETVKSLLIHPGNVSAVMEQLRFRFGRPEQLIRSQPNSVREVPPISEQHLARIVPFATRVSNLTAFLQSAKAEQHLRNPTLMEELVAKLPTMKRVDWARHAASIEPFPTVAHFSVWLQEYANVVCTVLDVEGKEPRRRVLHASVDQNGCDQQDDRHGGCPICGGQHAATSCREFIGASPPGRWSMVRRHRLCFTCLRSGHTTRTCDVHGECQINGCRRLHHRLLHGADAERRWPAQRGGFRSHNGGNQQSAVSRRGPDRRSSPRGGYRDHEGSLQSAVPRNSLEIRAPQAAEAPVQRNLNCVDAEGGRLLFRILPVTLYGAGRQVDTYALLDEGSSVTMIDDELRRDLGVRGVHRQLNIQ; this is encoded by the coding sequence ATGCAGCATTCCCCGAAGAGGAGCTCCCGGCTGAGAGGAGGGGAAGCCACCCCTACAGCAACGCGAGCGGATCAGCAGCCAGTGAGTAGTGGAGCAGAAAACCGGCCGCGAGTGAACATAACCTCGGCGGCGGCCATTTCTAGCCCAGCCACTACGGTGACTACAGTAGCGTCCCAACCGAGGAGTACTGCTGTCACAGCTGCGGGATCAGAGCCAGAGCGGGAGACGAACCAGTCCCTCACGTCGGACCTTTTGAAAAGGATTGCGGCGTTGGAGGAGGAGCTAAAACAGGTTAAAGCCCTGAATAGTGTGAGCACCGCCAATTGCGCGCCAATCGCAGTTGGCCCACGCGCAGATGGCGCCATCAGTGGAGCGTCGGGGCGGCCGCCATCTTGGAGCGGACCGCCATTAGCCACATCTAACGGTGAGGCCTCAACTAACGGGGTCGGGCCGGTCCCACATAGCGGTGTCGGTGCGAGCAGTGCGGCCTGCACGCTGCCGCCATCTTGGAGTGGACCGCCATTGCTAACGACTAGCAATCATTTTGTGGAGCCACTGTGTGCTACAAGTGTTGCGCAGACAGCGCATGGATTCGTGCTACCGGGCGGGAGCACCCACAACGTGGCAACAGCATCGCCATTTGTTGGGTCCTACGCCCCGATAACGCCGAATGAATCCCAAAGAGTGTACGGGCCAAGGAAGCTTCCGGACTTGCCTGTATTTGGAGGGCAGCCCGAGGAGTGGCCGATCTTTAACTGTGCCTTTGTGGAGACGACCCAAGCATACAACTGCACAGACTTGGAGAACAACCAGAGGTTGTTGAAGGCGCTGAAGGATGAAGCACGCGAGACAGTGAAGTCGCTGCTGATTCACCCTGGGAACGTCAGCGCCGTGATGGAGCAGCTGCGCTTTAGGTTCGGCCGACCGGAGCAGCTTATACGCAGCCAGCCGAACAGCGTGCGAGAGGTGCCGCCGATTTCGGAGCAGCACCTGGCGAGGATCGTTCCCTTCGCAACCCGAGTGAGTAACCTTACGGCCTTCTTGCAGTCAGCGAAGGCGGAGCAGCACCTGCGGAACCCAACGCTAATGGAGGAGCTTGTGGCAAAGCTTCCTACGATGAAGCGAGTAGACTGGGCCAGGCACGCTGCATCGATCGAGCCCTTTCCCACTGTGGCGCACTTCAGCGTGTGGCTGCAGGAGTACGCAAACGTCGTGTGTACGGTTTTGGACGTCGAGGGAAAGGAGCCGAGGCGTCGAGTTCTACATGCGAGCGTCGACCAGAACGGATGCGATCAACAGGATGATCGGCATGGAGGTTGTCCAATTTGTGGAGGGCAACATGCTGCGACGAGCTGCAGGGAGTTCATTGGAGCTTCGCCACCGGGTAGGTGGAGCATGGTGAGGAGGCATCGGCTCTGCTTCACATGCTTACGGAGTGGACATACGACCAGAACCTGCGATGTACATGGCGAGTGCCAGATCAACGGATGCCGCAGATTGCATCACCGTCTGCTACATGGTGCGGACGCGGAGCGAAGATGGCCGGCGCAGCGAGGTGGCTTCAGGAGCCACAACGGAGGAAACCAGCAGTCAGCAGTTTCCAGACGCGGCCCGGACAGGAGGTCTTCGCCACGAGGTGGTTACAGGGACCACGAGGGGAGCCTACAGTCGGCTGTCCCCAGAAACAGCCTGGAGATAAGGGCCCCGCAGGCAGCGGAGGCACCCGTGCAGAGGAACTTAAACTGCGTTGACGCCGAAGGAGGCCGACTTTTGTTCCGTATACTGCCAGTAACGCTGTACGGAGCTGGTCGCCAGGTGGATACATACGCGCTCTTGGATGAAGGATCCTCCGTCACGATGATCGATGACGAGCTACGGAGGGATCTGGGAGTGCGAGGCGTGCATCGACAGCTGAATATACAATGA